One genomic region from Tripterygium wilfordii isolate XIE 37 chromosome 20, ASM1340144v1, whole genome shotgun sequence encodes:
- the LOC119987071 gene encoding probable serine/threonine protein kinase IREH1 isoform X2 — MVFRNKFLFSSKKSDSSSSPDGSNSSPRSFGSGSPIPSEKKKAKSSTLSKEESPKQTQLGKDVAPKKKGLSLRGKDKATTVPQNQPKAPDKPVLNSKSKKAVEEAASVSPILASSLGLNRIKTRSGPLPQESFFGLRGDKGNSAAVLGGSNLSRLSGGDGGLGYGKSGSGSLGKKKEIAGQSRAMGRVDNGTGTNLGSTCTGRGQSAEQSPNVLPRSRLHIGESSSGTGQNESSRGRSGSLKSSDVCTPETSCDCENPKESESPRFQAILRVTSAPRKRFPGDIKSFSHELNSKGVRPFPFFWKPRGLNDLEEILVVIRGKFDKAKEEVNADLAIFAADLVGILEKNADSHPEWQETIEDLLVLARSCDMTSPGEFWLQCEGIVQELDDRRQELPPGMLKQLHTRMLFILTRCTRLLQFHKESGLGEDDHVFPLRQSRVLHSADKRMPPGLGRDEKNSGAAKALKAASARKSYSQEQHGLDWRGDHAAARSGNFVSLAADITSDDLESPVGRDRMSSWKKLPSPGVKSAKEVAPLLEQNDVKIEPLKRATTRKGVSDVDLTASKPSELPHTKDSQEHSSKHKHKISWGYWGDQPIVSNETSIICRICEEEVPTLHVEDHSRICAIADRCDQQGLSVNERLVRISESLDKMMENFAQKEMTHAVGSPDVAKVSNSSVTEESDMLSPKLSDWYRRGSEDMLDCFPDADNSVFVDDLKGLPSMSCRTRFGPKSDQGMTTSSGGSMTPRSPILTPRNSHIDLLLAGKCVFPEHDDVLQMNELADIARCVANTPLDDDRSIPYLLSCIEDLKVVIDRRKFDALTVETFGARIEKLIREKYLQLTELVEDEKVELTSTVIDEDAPLEDDVVRSLRTSPIHSSKDRTSIDDFEIIKPISRGAFGRVFLAKKRTTGDLFAIKVLKKADMIRKNAVESILAERDILISVRNPFVVRFFYSFTCRENLYLVMEYLNGGDLYSLLRNLGCLDEDVARVYIAEVVLALEYLHSLRVVHRDLKPDNLLIAHDGHIKVGLINSTDDLSGPAVSGTSLLGDDEPELSASEHQQERRKKRSAVGTPDYLAPEILLGTGHGTTADWWSVGVILFELIVGIPPFNAEHPQQIFDNILNRKVPWPRVPGELSREAHDLIDRLLTEDPHQRLGAGGASEVKEHVFFKDINWDTLARQKAAFVPSSDSALDTSYFTSRYSWNTSDEHGYQASDLEDSSDADSFSGSSSCRSNRQDEVGDEFGGLAEFDSSSSVNYSFSNFSFKNLSQLASINYDLLTKGWKDDPSTDHNS; from the exons ATGGTTTTCAGGAATAAATTTCTGTTTTCGTCTAAGAAATCCGATTCCAGTTCTAGTCCAGATGGATCCAACAGCAGTCCCAGATCGTTTGGGTCCGGTTCGCCGATCCCATCGGAAAAGAAGAAGGCGAAGTCATCTACTTTATCCAAGGAGGAGTCACCTAAGCAGACGcaattaggtaaagatgtggcGCCCAAGAAGAAGGGACTGTCACTGAGAGGGAAAGATAAAGCAACGACAGTGCCGCAGAATCAACCTAAAGCTCCTGATAAACCTGTCCTCAACTCCAAGTCGAAGAAAGCTGTTGAGGAAGCGGCGTCAGTGTCGCCAATACTGGCGTCATCGTTGGGGTTGAATCGGATAAAGACTCGATCGGGTCCTTTGCCCCAGGAGAGCTTCTTTGGGTTGAGAGGAGACAAGGGCAACTCTGCGGCAGTGCTCGGGGGAAGTAATTTATCTAGGCTGAGTGGCGGTGATGGTGGGTTGGGTTATGGGAAATCGGGGTCGGGGAGCTTAGGGAAGAAGAAGGAAATTGCGGGTCAGAGTAGAGCGATGGGCAGGGTTGATAATGGGACTGGGACTAATTTGGGTAGTACGTGTACTGGAAGGGGGCAATCCGCAGAGCAGAGCCCTAATGTGCTGCCACGGTCCCGGTTGCACATTGGGGAATCGTCTTCCGGAACAG GTCAGAATGAGTCATCACGGGGCCGATCTGGGAGCTTAAAAAGTTCAGATGTGTGTACACCTGAG ACTTCATGCGATTGCGAAAACCCAAAGGAGTCTGAATCTCCCCGTTTCCAAGCTATTCTCCGTGTAACAAGTGCACCTAGGAAGAGATTCCCGGGTGACATCAAAAGTTTTTCGCATGAACTAAATTCAAAAGGTGTACGGCCTTTCCCATTTTTTTGGAAGCCAAGAGGCTTAAATGACTTGGAG GAAATCTTGGTTGTTATACGTGGAAAATTTGACAAAGCAAAGGAAGAAGTGAATGCTGATCTGGCCATTTTTGCAGCAGATCTGGTTGGCATTCTTGAAAAGAATGCAGACAGTCATCCTGAGTGGCAGGAAACTATTGAGGACTTGTTGGTTTTGGCCCGGAGCTGTGATATGACATCTCCTGGAGAGTTTTGGCTTCAGTGTGAAGGCATAGTTCAAGAGTTGGATGACAGGCGTCAAGAACTTCCTCCAGGAATGCTGAAGCAGCTTCATACCCGAATGCTTTTCATTCTCACACGGTGCACCAGATTGTTGCAGTTTCACAAGGAAAGTGGGCTGGGTGAGGATGATCATGTCTTTCCTCTTCGTCAATCTAGAGTACTGCATTCTGCAGATAAAAGAATGCCTCCAGGCTTGGGAAGGGATGAGAAAAATTCTGGTGCTGCAAAGGCCTTGAAGGCGGCTTCAGCACGAAAGTCCTATAGTCAGGAGCAGCATGGTTTGGATTGGAGGGGAGACCATGCGGCAGCACGCTCCGGAAATTTTGTCTCTCTTGCTGCTGATATCACTTCTGATGATTTGGAGTCTCCAGTTGGAAGGGATCGGATGTCTTCTTGGAAGAAACTGCCATCTCCTGGAGTCAAAAGCGCAAAGGAAGTTGCTCCACTGTTGGAGCAGAATGATGTGAAGATTGAACCTTTGAAGAGGGCGACTACCAGAAAAGGAGTTTCTGATGTTGATCTGACTGCTTCGAAGCCTTCAGAGCTTCCTCATACTAAAGATTCACAAGAACATTCTTCTAAgcacaaacacaaaatttcTTGGGGTTACTGGGGTGATCAGCCGATTGTTTCAAATGAAACTTCAATAATTTGTCGCATATGTGAGGAGGAGGTTCCAACTTTACACGTGGAAGACCATTCAAGAATTTGTGCAATTGCAGATCGATGTGATCAGCAGGGTCTCAGTGTCAATGAACGTCTTGTCAGGATTTCAGAGAGTTTGGATAAGATGATGGAGAATTTCGCACAGAAGGAGATGACACATGCAGTTGGAAGCCCAGATGTCGCAAAAGTATCAAATTCAAGCGTGACTGAAGAATCTGATATGCTCTCCCCAAAACTCAGTGATTGGTACCGGAGAGGGTCTGAGGATATGCTTGACTGTTTTCCTGATGCTGATAACTCAGTTTTTGTGGATGACCTGAAGGGTTTACCCTCTATGTCATGTAGAACACGTTTCGGGCCAAAGTCTGATCAAGGAATGACCACATCATCTGGTGGTAGCATGACTCCTAGGTCACCAATATTGACACCAAGGAACAGCCATATTGACTTGCTGTTGGCTGGGAAGTGCGTCTTTCCCGAGCATGATGATGTTCTGCAG ATGAATGAACTTGCTGATATTGCAAGATGTGTAGCAAATACACCTTTAGATGATGACCGCTCAATTCCCTATTTACTATCTTGTATTGAAGACTTAAAGGTGGTCATTGATCGTCGCAAGTTTGATGCTCTTACTGTCGAAACTTTTGGGGCACGCATTGAGAAGCTGATTCG GGAGAAGTATTTGCAGCTTACTGAGCTAGTGGAagatgaaaaggttgaactaaCGAGTACGGTAATTGATGAAGATGCTCCTTTGGAAGATGATGTTGTGCGTAGCTTGAGAACAAGCCCCATACATTCTTCTAAAGACCGTACTTCCATAGATGACTTTGAGATAATAAAGCCAATCAGTCGTGGGGCATTTGGACGGGTCTTTTTGGctaaaaagaggacaacagGGGATCTTTTTGCTATTAAG GTTCTTAAAAAGGCAGATATGATTAGAAAGAATGCTGTTGAAAGTATATTAGCTGAAAGAGACATTTTAATTTCGGTCCGCAACCCATTTGTG GTACGTTTCTTTTATTCGTTCACATGTCGTGAAAATTTGTATCTTGTGATGGAGTATTTAAATGGGGGAGATTTGTATTCACTCTTGAGAAATTTGGGCTGCTTAGATGAAGATGTTGCTCGAGTATACATAGCAGAAGTT GTGCTTGCTTTGGAATATTTACACTCACTTCGTGTGGTCCATCGTGACTTGAAGCCTGATAACTTGTTGATTGCCCATGATGGTCATATTAAG GTTGGTCTCATCAATAGTACCGATGATTTGTCTGGGCCAGCAGTTAGTGGGACATCCCTGCTTGGGGATGATGAACCCGAGCTATCTGCATCTGAGCATCAGcaagaaaggaggaagaagcGTTCTGCTGTCGGTACTCCCGACTATTTGGCGCCAGAGATACTTTTGGGGACAGGACATG GCACAACGGCAGATTGGTGGTCTGTCGGTGTCATCTTATTTGAACTGATTGTGGGCATTCCTCCTTTCAATGCAGAACATCCACAG CAAATATTTGATAATATTCTCAACCGTAAAGTACCTTGGCCCCGGGTGCCTGGAGAACTGAGTCGCGAAGCACATGATCTCATTGATCG ACTATTGACCGAAGATCCTCATCAGAGACTTGGAGCCGGGGGAGCATCAGAG GTGAAGGAGCATGTATTCTTCAAAGATATCAATTGGGACACTCTTGCAAGGCAGAAG GCTGCATTTGTTCCCAGTTCAGATAGTGCACTTGATACCAGTTATTTTACTAGTCGCTATTCATGGAATACTTCGGATGAGCATGGATATCAAGCCAGTGATCTTGAAGATTCCAGTGACGCTGACAGCTTCAGTGGCAGCAGTAGTTGCCGGAGCAATCGCCAGGATGAAGTG GGTGATGAATTTGGAGGTCTTGCGGAGTTTGATTCCAGCTCATCTGTTAATTATTCCTTCAGTAATTTTTCATTCAAG AACCTCTCTCAGCTAGCATCAATCAACTACGATCTTCTCACAAAGGGTTGGAAGGATGATCCTTCAACTGATCATAATTCATAG
- the LOC119987542 gene encoding protein TIFY 6B-like isoform X2 produces the protein MQLSFSNKDSAIPQLWSFKASQDDKLRPMASSGLMPVSTSDAFDSYKKQQSVVAQKNIILDGKAGNHCAMPPYGQLHFDAYSVHRSQEVRVFPVSKESNQTTTVSMHAPVLQSHFPPAGHYRLGNFVKTNSQPLGGVPITAHVSGFPNTSSVVGSTDIRNTSKSTGAPAQLTIFYAGSVCVYDDVSPEKAQAIMLLAGNGSSTGHGKSPPSAQLQAPIPRPCTSDVYVGNKSLAASPSSSLPSPISVISRVNSQPGGGSHSINDLSTVIRNNSHTASPCSSLRSPISVIAHVNSQPGGGSNGINDLSTVIRNNSHTASQRSSLPSSTSVISHVNSRPGGGSNSINDLSTVITNKSHNGSPCSGLSNPISVISRVNSLSTGGPNNINDLEAAKPVSGLTSPRNQTEPPKVVSSAGPVGATLVPRVAVPQSRKASLARFLEKRKERVMTTLPYNVNKKSPECGSTGSEGFSISITSTSSFPLPATISNQREC, from the exons ATGCAGCTTTCATTTTCAAACAAGGATTCTGCCATTCCTCAACTCTGGTCATTCAAGGCTTCTCAAGACGACAAGCTGAGACCTATGGCGTCGTCTGGATTAATGCCTGTATCAACTTCTGATGCTTTTGATTCTTACAAGAAACAACAGTCTGTTGTAGCTCAG AAAAATATTATACTTGATGGGAAGGCTGGTAATCACTGTGCGATGCCACCCTATGGTCAGCTGCACTTTGATGCATACTCGGTGCACCGTTCTCAGGAAGTTAGGGTATTTCCTGTCTCCAAAGAATCTAATCAAACCACTACAGTCTCTATGCATGCCCCAGTTCTGCAGTCCCATTTTCCTCCCGCAGGACACTATAGGCTTGGTAATTTTGTCAAGACCAATTCACAGCCTCTTGGAGGAGTTCCAATTACAGCTCATGTTTCTGGTTTTCCTAATACAAGTTCTGTCGTTGGCAGCACTGATATAAG AAATACTTCCAAGTCCACTGGGGCACCTGCTCAGTTGACCATATTCTATGCTGGTTCTGTGTGTGTTTATGATGATGTGTCTCCTGAGAAG GCCCAGGCTATCATGTTATTGGCTGGAAATGGGTCTTCTACAGGTCATGGGAAATCACCTCCCTCGGCTCAACTGCAGGCGCCGATCCCAAGGCCTTGTACCAGTGATGTTTATGTTGGAAACAAGTCCCTTGCTGCATCACCAAGCTCAAGCCTTCCAAGCCCCATCTCTGTGATCTCCCGTGTTAATTCTCAGCCTGGGGGAGGGTCTCATAGCATCAATGATTTATCAACAGTGATTAGAAACAACTCTCATACTGCATCACCATGCTCAAGCCTCCGAAGCCCCATCTCTGTGATCGCACATGTTAATTCTCAGCCTGGGGGAGGATCTAATGGCATCAATGATTTATCAACAGTGATTAGAAACAACTCTCATACTGCATCACAACGCTCAAGCCTTCCAAGCTCCACCTCTGTGATCTCCCATGTTAATTCTCGGCCTGGGGGAGGATCTAATAGCATCAATGATTTATCGACAGTGATTACAAACAAGTCTCATAATGGATCACCTTGCTCAGGCCTTTCAAACCCCATTTCTGTGATCTCCCGTGTTAATTCATTATCCACTGGAGGACCCAATAACATCAATGATTTAGAAGCAGCGAAGCCAGTCAGTGGTTTAACATCACCAAGAAATCAAACGGAGCCTCCCAAAGTAGTAAGTTCGGCTGGACCTGTTGGTGCGACCCTTGTTCCTAGAG TTGCTGTACCTCAGAGCCGTAAAGCATCCCTGGCTCGATTCTTGGAGAAGCGCAAGGAAAG gGTGATGACGACCTTACCATACAACGTCAACAAGAAATCTCCAGAATGCGGCAGCACTGGGTCCGAAGGTTTCAGTATTTCTATTACTTCCACTAGTTCATTTCCTCTTCCAGCCACAATTAGCAATCAACGGGAATGCTGA
- the LOC119987542 gene encoding protein TIFY 6B-like isoform X1, translating to MERDFLGLGSKNSAVTVKGAAVDGSNDSVLTRHSGMQLSFSNKDSAIPQLWSFKASQDDKLRPMASSGLMPVSTSDAFDSYKKQQSVVAQKNIILDGKAGNHCAMPPYGQLHFDAYSVHRSQEVRVFPVSKESNQTTTVSMHAPVLQSHFPPAGHYRLGNFVKTNSQPLGGVPITAHVSGFPNTSSVVGSTDIRNTSKSTGAPAQLTIFYAGSVCVYDDVSPEKAQAIMLLAGNGSSTGHGKSPPSAQLQAPIPRPCTSDVYVGNKSLAASPSSSLPSPISVISRVNSQPGGGSHSINDLSTVIRNNSHTASPCSSLRSPISVIAHVNSQPGGGSNGINDLSTVIRNNSHTASQRSSLPSSTSVISHVNSRPGGGSNSINDLSTVITNKSHNGSPCSGLSNPISVISRVNSLSTGGPNNINDLEAAKPVSGLTSPRNQTEPPKVVSSAGPVGATLVPRVAVPQSRKASLARFLEKRKERVMTTLPYNVNKKSPECGSTGSEGFSISITSTSSFPLPATISNQREC from the exons ATGGAGAGAGATTTTCTGGGACTGGGTTCGAAGAATTCGGCAGTTACAGTGAAAGGGGCGGCCGTTGATGGTTCTAATGACTCAG TACTGACGAGGCATTCAGGGATGCAGCTTTCATTTTCAAACAAGGATTCTGCCATTCCTCAACTCTGGTCATTCAAGGCTTCTCAAGACGACAAGCTGAGACCTATGGCGTCGTCTGGATTAATGCCTGTATCAACTTCTGATGCTTTTGATTCTTACAAGAAACAACAGTCTGTTGTAGCTCAG AAAAATATTATACTTGATGGGAAGGCTGGTAATCACTGTGCGATGCCACCCTATGGTCAGCTGCACTTTGATGCATACTCGGTGCACCGTTCTCAGGAAGTTAGGGTATTTCCTGTCTCCAAAGAATCTAATCAAACCACTACAGTCTCTATGCATGCCCCAGTTCTGCAGTCCCATTTTCCTCCCGCAGGACACTATAGGCTTGGTAATTTTGTCAAGACCAATTCACAGCCTCTTGGAGGAGTTCCAATTACAGCTCATGTTTCTGGTTTTCCTAATACAAGTTCTGTCGTTGGCAGCACTGATATAAG AAATACTTCCAAGTCCACTGGGGCACCTGCTCAGTTGACCATATTCTATGCTGGTTCTGTGTGTGTTTATGATGATGTGTCTCCTGAGAAG GCCCAGGCTATCATGTTATTGGCTGGAAATGGGTCTTCTACAGGTCATGGGAAATCACCTCCCTCGGCTCAACTGCAGGCGCCGATCCCAAGGCCTTGTACCAGTGATGTTTATGTTGGAAACAAGTCCCTTGCTGCATCACCAAGCTCAAGCCTTCCAAGCCCCATCTCTGTGATCTCCCGTGTTAATTCTCAGCCTGGGGGAGGGTCTCATAGCATCAATGATTTATCAACAGTGATTAGAAACAACTCTCATACTGCATCACCATGCTCAAGCCTCCGAAGCCCCATCTCTGTGATCGCACATGTTAATTCTCAGCCTGGGGGAGGATCTAATGGCATCAATGATTTATCAACAGTGATTAGAAACAACTCTCATACTGCATCACAACGCTCAAGCCTTCCAAGCTCCACCTCTGTGATCTCCCATGTTAATTCTCGGCCTGGGGGAGGATCTAATAGCATCAATGATTTATCGACAGTGATTACAAACAAGTCTCATAATGGATCACCTTGCTCAGGCCTTTCAAACCCCATTTCTGTGATCTCCCGTGTTAATTCATTATCCACTGGAGGACCCAATAACATCAATGATTTAGAAGCAGCGAAGCCAGTCAGTGGTTTAACATCACCAAGAAATCAAACGGAGCCTCCCAAAGTAGTAAGTTCGGCTGGACCTGTTGGTGCGACCCTTGTTCCTAGAG TTGCTGTACCTCAGAGCCGTAAAGCATCCCTGGCTCGATTCTTGGAGAAGCGCAAGGAAAG gGTGATGACGACCTTACCATACAACGTCAACAAGAAATCTCCAGAATGCGGCAGCACTGGGTCCGAAGGTTTCAGTATTTCTATTACTTCCACTAGTTCATTTCCTCTTCCAGCCACAATTAGCAATCAACGGGAATGCTGA
- the LOC119987071 gene encoding probable serine/threonine protein kinase IREH1 isoform X1, whose amino-acid sequence MVFRNKFLFSSKKSDSSSSPDGSNSSPRSFGSGSPIPSEKKKAKSSTLSKEESPKQTQLGKDVAPKKKGLSLRGKDKATTVPQNQPKAPDKPVLNSKSKKAVEEAASVSPILASSLGLNRIKTRSGPLPQESFFGLRGDKGNSAAVLGGSNLSRLSGGDGGLGYGKSGSGSLGKKKEIAGQSRAMGRVDNGTGTNLGSTCTGRGQSAEQSPNVLPRSRLHIGESSSGTGQNESSRGRSGSLKSSDVCTPETSCDCENPKESESPRFQAILRVTSAPRKRFPGDIKSFSHELNSKGVRPFPFFWKPRGLNDLEEILVVIRGKFDKAKEEVNADLAIFAADLVGILEKNADSHPEWQETIEDLLVLARSCDMTSPGEFWLQCEGIVQELDDRRQELPPGMLKQLHTRMLFILTRCTRLLQFHKESGLGEDDHVFPLRQSRVLHSADKRMPPGLGRDEKNSGAAKALKAASARKSYSQEQHGLDWRGDHAAARSGNFVSLAADITSDDLESPVGRDRMSSWKKLPSPGVKSAKEVAPLLEQNDVKIEPLKRATTRKGVSDVDLTASKPSELPHTKDSQEHSSKHKHKISWGYWGDQPIVSNETSIICRICEEEVPTLHVEDHSRICAIADRCDQQGLSVNERLVRISESLDKMMENFAQKEMTHAVGSPDVAKVSNSSVTEESDMLSPKLSDWYRRGSEDMLDCFPDADNSVFVDDLKGLPSMSCRTRFGPKSDQGMTTSSGGSMTPRSPILTPRNSHIDLLLAGKCVFPEHDDVLQMNELADIARCVANTPLDDDRSIPYLLSCIEDLKVVIDRRKFDALTVETFGARIEKLIREKYLQLTELVEDEKVELTSTVIDEDAPLEDDVVRSLRTSPIHSSKDRTSIDDFEIIKPISRGAFGRVFLAKKRTTGDLFAIKVLKKADMIRKNAVESILAERDILISVRNPFVVRFFYSFTCRENLYLVMEYLNGGDLYSLLRNLGCLDEDVARVYIAEVVLALEYLHSLRVVHRDLKPDNLLIAHDGHIKLTDFGLSKVGLINSTDDLSGPAVSGTSLLGDDEPELSASEHQQERRKKRSAVGTPDYLAPEILLGTGHGTTADWWSVGVILFELIVGIPPFNAEHPQQIFDNILNRKVPWPRVPGELSREAHDLIDRLLTEDPHQRLGAGGASEVKEHVFFKDINWDTLARQKAAFVPSSDSALDTSYFTSRYSWNTSDEHGYQASDLEDSSDADSFSGSSSCRSNRQDEVGDEFGGLAEFDSSSSVNYSFSNFSFKNLSQLASINYDLLTKGWKDDPSTDHNS is encoded by the exons ATGGTTTTCAGGAATAAATTTCTGTTTTCGTCTAAGAAATCCGATTCCAGTTCTAGTCCAGATGGATCCAACAGCAGTCCCAGATCGTTTGGGTCCGGTTCGCCGATCCCATCGGAAAAGAAGAAGGCGAAGTCATCTACTTTATCCAAGGAGGAGTCACCTAAGCAGACGcaattaggtaaagatgtggcGCCCAAGAAGAAGGGACTGTCACTGAGAGGGAAAGATAAAGCAACGACAGTGCCGCAGAATCAACCTAAAGCTCCTGATAAACCTGTCCTCAACTCCAAGTCGAAGAAAGCTGTTGAGGAAGCGGCGTCAGTGTCGCCAATACTGGCGTCATCGTTGGGGTTGAATCGGATAAAGACTCGATCGGGTCCTTTGCCCCAGGAGAGCTTCTTTGGGTTGAGAGGAGACAAGGGCAACTCTGCGGCAGTGCTCGGGGGAAGTAATTTATCTAGGCTGAGTGGCGGTGATGGTGGGTTGGGTTATGGGAAATCGGGGTCGGGGAGCTTAGGGAAGAAGAAGGAAATTGCGGGTCAGAGTAGAGCGATGGGCAGGGTTGATAATGGGACTGGGACTAATTTGGGTAGTACGTGTACTGGAAGGGGGCAATCCGCAGAGCAGAGCCCTAATGTGCTGCCACGGTCCCGGTTGCACATTGGGGAATCGTCTTCCGGAACAG GTCAGAATGAGTCATCACGGGGCCGATCTGGGAGCTTAAAAAGTTCAGATGTGTGTACACCTGAG ACTTCATGCGATTGCGAAAACCCAAAGGAGTCTGAATCTCCCCGTTTCCAAGCTATTCTCCGTGTAACAAGTGCACCTAGGAAGAGATTCCCGGGTGACATCAAAAGTTTTTCGCATGAACTAAATTCAAAAGGTGTACGGCCTTTCCCATTTTTTTGGAAGCCAAGAGGCTTAAATGACTTGGAG GAAATCTTGGTTGTTATACGTGGAAAATTTGACAAAGCAAAGGAAGAAGTGAATGCTGATCTGGCCATTTTTGCAGCAGATCTGGTTGGCATTCTTGAAAAGAATGCAGACAGTCATCCTGAGTGGCAGGAAACTATTGAGGACTTGTTGGTTTTGGCCCGGAGCTGTGATATGACATCTCCTGGAGAGTTTTGGCTTCAGTGTGAAGGCATAGTTCAAGAGTTGGATGACAGGCGTCAAGAACTTCCTCCAGGAATGCTGAAGCAGCTTCATACCCGAATGCTTTTCATTCTCACACGGTGCACCAGATTGTTGCAGTTTCACAAGGAAAGTGGGCTGGGTGAGGATGATCATGTCTTTCCTCTTCGTCAATCTAGAGTACTGCATTCTGCAGATAAAAGAATGCCTCCAGGCTTGGGAAGGGATGAGAAAAATTCTGGTGCTGCAAAGGCCTTGAAGGCGGCTTCAGCACGAAAGTCCTATAGTCAGGAGCAGCATGGTTTGGATTGGAGGGGAGACCATGCGGCAGCACGCTCCGGAAATTTTGTCTCTCTTGCTGCTGATATCACTTCTGATGATTTGGAGTCTCCAGTTGGAAGGGATCGGATGTCTTCTTGGAAGAAACTGCCATCTCCTGGAGTCAAAAGCGCAAAGGAAGTTGCTCCACTGTTGGAGCAGAATGATGTGAAGATTGAACCTTTGAAGAGGGCGACTACCAGAAAAGGAGTTTCTGATGTTGATCTGACTGCTTCGAAGCCTTCAGAGCTTCCTCATACTAAAGATTCACAAGAACATTCTTCTAAgcacaaacacaaaatttcTTGGGGTTACTGGGGTGATCAGCCGATTGTTTCAAATGAAACTTCAATAATTTGTCGCATATGTGAGGAGGAGGTTCCAACTTTACACGTGGAAGACCATTCAAGAATTTGTGCAATTGCAGATCGATGTGATCAGCAGGGTCTCAGTGTCAATGAACGTCTTGTCAGGATTTCAGAGAGTTTGGATAAGATGATGGAGAATTTCGCACAGAAGGAGATGACACATGCAGTTGGAAGCCCAGATGTCGCAAAAGTATCAAATTCAAGCGTGACTGAAGAATCTGATATGCTCTCCCCAAAACTCAGTGATTGGTACCGGAGAGGGTCTGAGGATATGCTTGACTGTTTTCCTGATGCTGATAACTCAGTTTTTGTGGATGACCTGAAGGGTTTACCCTCTATGTCATGTAGAACACGTTTCGGGCCAAAGTCTGATCAAGGAATGACCACATCATCTGGTGGTAGCATGACTCCTAGGTCACCAATATTGACACCAAGGAACAGCCATATTGACTTGCTGTTGGCTGGGAAGTGCGTCTTTCCCGAGCATGATGATGTTCTGCAG ATGAATGAACTTGCTGATATTGCAAGATGTGTAGCAAATACACCTTTAGATGATGACCGCTCAATTCCCTATTTACTATCTTGTATTGAAGACTTAAAGGTGGTCATTGATCGTCGCAAGTTTGATGCTCTTACTGTCGAAACTTTTGGGGCACGCATTGAGAAGCTGATTCG GGAGAAGTATTTGCAGCTTACTGAGCTAGTGGAagatgaaaaggttgaactaaCGAGTACGGTAATTGATGAAGATGCTCCTTTGGAAGATGATGTTGTGCGTAGCTTGAGAACAAGCCCCATACATTCTTCTAAAGACCGTACTTCCATAGATGACTTTGAGATAATAAAGCCAATCAGTCGTGGGGCATTTGGACGGGTCTTTTTGGctaaaaagaggacaacagGGGATCTTTTTGCTATTAAG GTTCTTAAAAAGGCAGATATGATTAGAAAGAATGCTGTTGAAAGTATATTAGCTGAAAGAGACATTTTAATTTCGGTCCGCAACCCATTTGTG GTACGTTTCTTTTATTCGTTCACATGTCGTGAAAATTTGTATCTTGTGATGGAGTATTTAAATGGGGGAGATTTGTATTCACTCTTGAGAAATTTGGGCTGCTTAGATGAAGATGTTGCTCGAGTATACATAGCAGAAGTT GTGCTTGCTTTGGAATATTTACACTCACTTCGTGTGGTCCATCGTGACTTGAAGCCTGATAACTTGTTGATTGCCCATGATGGTCATATTAAG TTGACTGATTTTGGGCTTTCAAAGGTTGGTCTCATCAATAGTACCGATGATTTGTCTGGGCCAGCAGTTAGTGGGACATCCCTGCTTGGGGATGATGAACCCGAGCTATCTGCATCTGAGCATCAGcaagaaaggaggaagaagcGTTCTGCTGTCGGTACTCCCGACTATTTGGCGCCAGAGATACTTTTGGGGACAGGACATG GCACAACGGCAGATTGGTGGTCTGTCGGTGTCATCTTATTTGAACTGATTGTGGGCATTCCTCCTTTCAATGCAGAACATCCACAG CAAATATTTGATAATATTCTCAACCGTAAAGTACCTTGGCCCCGGGTGCCTGGAGAACTGAGTCGCGAAGCACATGATCTCATTGATCG ACTATTGACCGAAGATCCTCATCAGAGACTTGGAGCCGGGGGAGCATCAGAG GTGAAGGAGCATGTATTCTTCAAAGATATCAATTGGGACACTCTTGCAAGGCAGAAG GCTGCATTTGTTCCCAGTTCAGATAGTGCACTTGATACCAGTTATTTTACTAGTCGCTATTCATGGAATACTTCGGATGAGCATGGATATCAAGCCAGTGATCTTGAAGATTCCAGTGACGCTGACAGCTTCAGTGGCAGCAGTAGTTGCCGGAGCAATCGCCAGGATGAAGTG GGTGATGAATTTGGAGGTCTTGCGGAGTTTGATTCCAGCTCATCTGTTAATTATTCCTTCAGTAATTTTTCATTCAAG AACCTCTCTCAGCTAGCATCAATCAACTACGATCTTCTCACAAAGGGTTGGAAGGATGATCCTTCAACTGATCATAATTCATAG